The Armatimonadota bacterium genome includes the window TCATGGGCTTCGGCGGCGCTGAGCCGACCTTCTCGCGAGAGCAGTGCTACGCGATCGATTCCGGCGGTCGGCGATACGGGCTCGATATAGCGAACCTCGGGGGCGGCAAGTACGACATTGTTCTGGCTGACGGCGCGGGCGCCGGATCGGGTGAGGTCACCTTCATCCTTCCCTATGCCACGGACCTCGCCGGCGCGGGGATGCTCGACCTCACTAAGAGCGAGTTCGGCGAACTCGTGGTTTTCAACTGGTCGCCCGTGGAATGGGATCAGCCGCTCGAGCACGAGACGATCTACCTTCACTATCCCATCCAGGTGGAGGGTGAGCAGGTGACGCCCGAGCGCCTCGCGGAGGTCGGTTTCCGCACGGAGAAGTTCGTAAACGAGCGATACCTCATCAGCTACTATGGACAGAAGTACGAGGGTACCTACTGGCTGACTGTCCGCTTCCACAGGAAAGACCTGCAGGCGCGTTACAACATGCGCGTGCAGGCCTATGTGTACTCGAAGTTCTTCCCGAACTTGCGGATTCCTGACTCGACCGGAGGGACCGGTCCTTCGTCTCTCGTCCCGAAGTCCTGGCCCGGACGTATCACTATCGCGATCCTGTTGGCGGTCGGCCTGGTGGGCATCGCGGTGGCGATGGTTCGTAAGAAGTACATGGCCTATTCAGCCGCCGCCGCCGAGATGGATGCCATTCGCTGGGATCGGACCGACTGGGTGCCGCCGAAGATAAAGGTCAGCAGCTTCCGCCAGGCCGGAAAGGTGGCGGATCTGCACCCGATCGAGGCTGCGTTCCTGCTCGATATCCCTGCGAACATGATTCTCGCCGCGATCGTGCTCGAGTTGGAGCGGAGGGGTCTGTTCAAGGTTCTGTCGCCCGATCCCCTTCGCGTCGAGCGCCTGTACCCCATCGGAGCGCTTCCCGACAAGCTCTACGAGGACATGATGTGGAACGCTGTCCGTGATGACGGTAAGCTCGACGACGGCGAGCTGAAGGCGGTGATCGAGCACATCGCGGACAATGTGCAGACGAAGTGCTGGGATTGCGACCTTGAGGCCACGAAGGAGTTCTACCGCAAGCAGATCAGGGAGCAGTTCGAGATCGCCGAGAAGAGCGGCACGGACGGGACGTATGATTCATGGGGGCACTCCTGGTCGCGGTACTATGCATATCAGTTCCATCAGTACTCTCAGGGCAAGGAAACAGACGTGAGTCGGGGTATGCAGAAGGAACTGCCTTCACAGGGGATGGTCTCGGCGGCGGCAATTCGCGCGGACGCCTGTCACTCTGCCTGCTACGTTCACACCGCCTGCCACGACGCCTGCCACGATGCCTGTCACTCGGCCTGCCATTCAGCGTGCCATTCGGCCTGCCATTCCGCATGCCATTCCGCGTGCGTGAGCGGGGGCGCGCGATGAAGAGCGCGAGGTCGATTCGTGGTCTGGCCTGGATTGACGGTTTCGTCAGGAACATCCGGCCGCACGTCTTCGTCCGCAGGCGAGACAGCCTGCTCATCCTGATGCCGAACCAGGCCTATCATCTGAACCGTACCGGCGTCTACCTGCTCAGCCGGACCCTCGCCGGAGAGCCGATCAGCCGCGTGCTTGGTCGGGCGATCGCGAAGCAGGACCAGACTGATGAGCGAGTGCAAGAGGTCAACGACTTCTTCTGCGACGTCCGAGCGCTCGTGATGGGATGCCTGTGCGAGGGGCAGGGTAGGCGGGCCGTCGAACAGGTGCCGTTCCGCCGTAGCGGGAGTATCCTGCCGGTGTTGAGCGAGATAGCGGTGACCTATCGGTGCAACCTCGAGTGCCGATTCTGCTATGCCGGGTGCAGTTGCGCGAAGAAGCCCGATTCGGCCGAGATGACGGCCGCCGAGGTCGAGGTGGTACTGCGAAGGATACGCAACGAGGCTGAGGTCCCCAGTGTCAGCTTCACTGGTGGGGAGCCGACGATCCGAGACGACCTGCCGAGGCTGATTCGCTCGGCTGTACGCATCGGACTCAGGGTCAACCTGATCACGAACGGCACGCTCTTGACGGATTCGCTAGCGCGAGAATTGAAGCGTGCGGGGCTTAGGAGTGCTCAGGTCAGCATCGAGGCCCCGACCGCTGAGGTCCACGATGGACTCACCGGCGTCCCGGGTTCGTTCGAGCGCACGGTCTGTGGGATCGAGGCATTGAAGGGCCGGGGTATCTACGTCCACACGCACACGACCATCAACCGCGTGAACGCCCGGCATGTGGGAGATATGCCCGCGCTGGCGAAATCACTCGGTCTGCAGAGGCTCTCGATGAACATGGTGATGCCTTGCGGAACGGCTGGAACCGGCGAGACCGCGCTTCGATACGGTGATGTCGGGGATCTCGTACGGCTGGTGAAACGTCGCGCAAGGGACGCCGGCGTCGAGTTCATGTGGTATTCGCCGACCCCGTACTGTGTGTTCAACCCGATCGCCGCCGGCCTCGGCGGAAAAGCTTGTGCTGCGTGCGACGGCCTGCTGAGCGTCGCCTCGAACGGCGATGTGCTTCCTTGCTCCAGCCTCGCCGATCCGGTGGGTAATCTGCTCGATCGGAGTTTTGACGGCGTCTGGAACTCGGATCGCGCGCTCTACTATCGAAACAGGGAGTACGTGCCGGCGGAGTGTCGCTCGTGCGGGCGCCTCAAACTCTGCAGCGGGGCGTGTCCGATCTACTGGGGCGCCTTTGGCTGCGAAGAACTGGTGGGCGCGAGCACGGAAGCGATCGAATGAAGATCGCGACTCCGTGTTCTGATCGGGGTGGAGATGGCTGCGAAGAAAGAGAGACTTGAGTTTGCCATAGCATCAGGGATGCCCCTCGGGCCGAGGACGGTGTTGATCGCATGCCTGATGTTCGCCGGCTTCGCGATTCAGCTCACCGTCTCGGTCTTGCTGGGATGGCTCTCGTTCCTCGCGGGCTGTCTGCTCGGTATCATCCGAGGCAGGAGCAACGCTCCGAAGATTCAGGGAAAGGGCGAGTGGGCGAACACGACGATTGAGGAACTGGAGCAGATCGAGAAGCTCTCCATCAGGATCCGCAGTTGGCGCGAGCGGACGGACGCCTTCCGCGCGACTTCCTGCGGCGGCTGCGTCATGACCCTCATCGGATTGCTCGCTCTTTTCATCTCGACCTTCCTGATCGGGAAGTACGTTGACCGGGTCGCGGACGGATACGAAATGTTCGCCAGGATGTTCCTGCCTGCGGTCAATGGGGGGTTGATCGCTTCGGTCTGGGTGATGGATGTGCTTACGGTTTTTGTGCCCATCTGGTTCGCGGGCGGCATCTCTGCCTGGGAGCCGCCCGAACTCCCGCGCAAGGCGAAGTACCTGCTGGATATCCACAGGAGCTACAAGTTGGAGCCGGAGCTGGAGTTCGCCCCGAGCCTCCATGTGCAGAAGAAAGACGATCGCGCCATTCCGACCGACGCCCGGCTGATGATCAAGTTCAGGGGCGCGCCGAAGGAGTTCCTCGGCGTCCAGGTCCAGATATCGCTGAACAGCGTGCAGGGTACCAACTACCCTTACTGCTACGCCGTGATTCTTGCGAAGAAGGAGTTCGGTCTCGTGCGCCGCGCTCAAGAGTATCTCAAGGACGGCGACCAGACGGGGCTGCTCGGCCTGTTCAAGTCGGAGAACGACCGCAAGGAAATGGCGCACCAGAAGTTCGCCGATTCGATCGTGGAGACCGAGTCGCAGACCGACGTGGATGTCGTAGTGATCCGCCAGGTGACCGTCGGCAGAGGCTATCACACGACCGAGGAGCAGGCGATCGGGGTCGTGTCGGACGCGCTCGATCTTGCTCGACTCGTTCTGAAGACGTAGGCTGAATTGCGGAGGTGGTTTCCATGGCATCAGATAGCCCTCCGACCTGGGATTTGTCGGACCTGTACGGAGCAGTTGACGATCCGCGCATCGAGGAGACGCTTGTCGGGCAGCTTCGGCGGGCGGACGTGTTTGCGCGCAGGTATAGGGGTCGGATCAACCTGCCGGATGTCACGGCCGACGCGCTCTGGGGCGCGATCGTCGAGTATGAGACGATCCTGCAGGAACTCGACAAGCCGCTAACCTACGCTTCTCTCCTATTCGCCGCCGACACGAGTGATCCCGTGCGCGGGGCTTTCCTGCAGAGCATGCGTGAGCGCCACTCCGAGATTACCATCCGTATGATGTTCTTCGAGCTCGAGTTGACGCAGATTCCCGAGGATCAGATGGCTGGACTGGTGAGCAATGACGTGCTTGACGAGTACCGGCACTACATCTGGGCCGAGCGCCTTTTTCGCCAGCACCGGCTGACTGAGCCTGAGGAGAGAATCCTGGAAGAGAAGGCGAACACCGGGCGGCGGGCTTTCACCCGCCTGTTCGAGCAGACGACTTCAAATATCGCGTTCGATGTAGACGGCGGGACGCGAACCCTGCCGGAGATCCTGGCACTCATCCGCGACCCCGACCGCGAACTGCGTCGGGCGGCCGCGGAATCCCTCACGTCTGGACTGCGGGACAACTCCGCGACGCTGACCTACATCTTCAACACGTTGATTCAGGACAAAGCGACGGACGACCGGCTCAGGAGCTACCGATCACCCGAGCAGGCCCGGCATCTGTCCAACGAGCTCGAATCCGATACTGTTGAGTTGGTCGTCGAGACTGCGGTGGCGAACTACCCTCTGGTTGGCAGGTACTATGGGCTCAAGCGCGAGATTCTGGGTCTCGACAAGTTGATGCACTATGACCGCTACGCTCCGCTCTTCCAGACCAGGGAGTGCGTCCCGTTCGCCCGCGCCCGGGAGATCGTCCTTTCATCGTTCGATCGTTTCAGCCCAATGATCGGCGGCGCGGCGAAGGAGTTCTTCGATCGCAACTGGATTGACGCCGAGCCTCGGAAGGGCAAGCGAGGCGGAGCGTTCTGCTCCTACGTCACCCCCGACCTGCATCCGTACGTCTTCGTGAACTACCTCGACCGCATGGACGACGTGATGACGCTCGGGCACGAGTTGGGCCACGGTGTACACTCCTCGCTGGCTGGCAGTCAGAGCTACTTCAACTTCGCCTCGGTCCTGCCCGTTGCCGAGCTGGCCAGCACTTTCGGCGAGATGCTTGTATTCGAAACGCTCCAGTC containing:
- a CDS encoding M3 family oligoendopeptidase, whose protein sequence is MASDSPPTWDLSDLYGAVDDPRIEETLVGQLRRADVFARRYRGRINLPDVTADALWGAIVEYETILQELDKPLTYASLLFAADTSDPVRGAFLQSMRERHSEITIRMMFFELELTQIPEDQMAGLVSNDVLDEYRHYIWAERLFRQHRLTEPEERILEEKANTGRRAFTRLFEQTTSNIAFDVDGGTRTLPEILALIRDPDRELRRAAAESLTSGLRDNSATLTYIFNTLIQDKATDDRLRSYRSPEQARHLSNELESDTVELVVETAVANYPLVGRYYGLKREILGLDKLMHYDRYAPLFQTRECVPFARAREIVLSSFDRFSPMIGGAAKEFFDRNWIDAEPRKGKRGGAFCSYVTPDLHPYVFVNYLDRMDDVMTLGHELGHGVHSSLAGSQSYFNFASVLPVAELASTFGEMLVFETLQSQAVLDDKLALYAEKIEGAFATIFRQAAMYRFEQAIHAERRERGELTAERYGELWQHFQREMFGDSVELGDEHGLWWMYVPHFINSPFYVYAYTFGELLVMSLYAMYKREGEVFVSKYTELLKAGGSMTPADMLSRVGIDIGDRAFWQAGVDVLAGLVDDFERLWRNK
- a CDS encoding radical SAM protein, translated to MKSARSIRGLAWIDGFVRNIRPHVFVRRRDSLLILMPNQAYHLNRTGVYLLSRTLAGEPISRVLGRAIAKQDQTDERVQEVNDFFCDVRALVMGCLCEGQGRRAVEQVPFRRSGSILPVLSEIAVTYRCNLECRFCYAGCSCAKKPDSAEMTAAEVEVVLRRIRNEAEVPSVSFTGGEPTIRDDLPRLIRSAVRIGLRVNLITNGTLLTDSLARELKRAGLRSAQVSIEAPTAEVHDGLTGVPGSFERTVCGIEALKGRGIYVHTHTTINRVNARHVGDMPALAKSLGLQRLSMNMVMPCGTAGTGETALRYGDVGDLVRLVKRRARDAGVEFMWYSPTPYCVFNPIAAGLGGKACAACDGLLSVASNGDVLPCSSLADPVGNLLDRSFDGVWNSDRALYYRNREYVPAECRSCGRLKLCSGACPIYWGAFGCEELVGASTEAIE